GGAAGTGGATCTGTCGGCGCTACCGGTGCTCGACGGCGCCGAGGAAACGGTGGCGGCCGGTGTGCTGAGTTCCCTGCAGCCGGCGAACGTGCGCCTGCGCCGGGCCATCCGCAATCAATCCGAGGTGGTGGATCACCCGCGCTATCCGCTGATCTTCGACCCGCAGACGGCGGGCGGCCTCATGGCCAGTGTCCCCGCCGAAGGGGCAGAGGCGTGCATTCAGGCGCTGCGGGAACTGGGTTACCCGCACACCGCCGTGGTGGGGCGCATTCTGCCCCAGGGCGAAGCGCTGGAGCCGATTACGCTGAAGGGGTGAGGTGCCGGATCACCCGCGCCAGGCCGTCGCGCTCCGCTTCCGGACGGAACAGGTGCGCCCGGGCCTCGCAGCGCGCGCGCAGGTCCTCGAGGAAGGCCGGCTCGCGCTCGGCGCGCAGCAGCAGTGCGCGCAGGGCCGCTGTCTCCCCGGCGGGGTAGTAGCCGGGGTAGTCGTCGCCCAGTAGCCCGCGGTTGCCCGGGATGTCCGAGCCGATTACCGGCAGCCCGGCAACACAGGCCTCGGAGACCACGTTGGCGCCGCCTTCCATCACCGAACTCATCACCATCAGGCGAGCACGGGCCATAAGCCGCCGGACCTCGCCCTGGGGCACCTCGCCGCGCCAGCGGAAGCGGACGTTGTCGCGGTTCTCCGCGAGGGCGGCCTGTTCCCATTCCGTGTTGTGCGGTTTGCCCACATGGATCACCCGCAGCCGTGACTCCGGCGGCAGATCGCGGACGGCGTAGGCGGCGCGCAGGGAGTCCTTCTCCTCGCGCAGGTGGCCTGCCACGCAGACGTCGAACCAGGATTTCACTGGCGACAGCCGGCGGGGCAGGGGGCGGGCGGACTGGAAAACCGTGTGCAGCCGGTCGCGGAATCGTGCTGGAATGTCCTCGTGGACCCGGTCGTGCAGGCCGATCAGGGCGTGGGCCCGGCGCATGCTGTCCAGGGTCGGGTCGGGATGGCTATGCTGGAAGCGGTAGATGTCCGTCCCCGTGAGCGTGACGACCAGCGGATGCTCCGGGTGGCGGTCGCTGAAGGCCCGGATGGAATCGGCGCTGCGCCAGGCGTGCAGGGCGATCATCAAGTCTGCTGCACGACCGTCCCAGGTCTCCGCGATGTGCACGCGGTGGCCGAGCTGGCGCAGGAAGCGGGCCCAGCGTGTGGCAGTAGCGCGATTGCCCGCCCTGGACTGACGGCCGGCCGGCGTGACCAGACTGATTTTCATCGCTTGCGATTCCCGGTGTCCTGTCATTCGGATTCCGCGTTTTTCATCAACGTACGACCGCAGAGGGTGACTTGCCATGACAAAGTCCATCGACGTCCCGCCCACTCGGCGACTCCCCGCCGATGAACTGGCCCGCATGGTGGACGACGCCCGGCGCCGGACCCTGGACCTGACCCGGGACCTCACCGGCGACCGCCAGTTCGGCCCCAATCTCAAGATCGTCAATCCGCCCCTGTGGGAAGTCGGCCATGTGGGCTTCTTTCACGACTACTTCGCCCTGCGCACGCTGCATGGGCTGTCCGACTATCAGCAGTCCGACGCCGAGCGGCTGTACGACTCCAGCAGCATCCCCCACGACGACCGCTGGAACCTGCCACTGCCCACCATGCAGGGAACACTGGACTACCTGGAGTCCGTGCGCAACGCCATGCTGGCGCGCCTGCCGGAGACCGGCGAGGCCGGGGAAGCGGAGAGCTACGTCTACCAGCTCACCGTGTTGCACGAGGATATGCACGCGGAGGCCTTTACCTACACCCGGCAGACCCTGGCGTACCCGCCCCCGGAGTTTTCGGATGGCGTGACTCCGCCGGCGGCGGACGGTCATGGCCCGCTGGAGGGGGATGTCCACGTCTCGGGTGGCACACATCAGCTGGGTTCCGACGACAGCGTGCCCTTCCGCTTCGACAACGAGAAGCAGCCCCATGCCGTGGAGGTGGGGCCCTTCGCCATCGCCCGGGCGCCGGTGACCAACGCCGAGTTCGCCGCCTTCGTCGAGGATGGCGGTTACGACCGCGCGGAATTCTGGAGCGATGACGGCTGGCAGTGGCGCCGGGCCCGGCAACAGACGGCACCGCTGTACTGGCGGCGCGGCAGCGACGGCTGGGAGCAACGCTGGTTCGATCGCTGGGTGTCCCTGGCGCCCCATCATCCGGTGTGTTTCGTCAGCCTCTACGAGGCCGAGGCCTACTGTGCCTGGGCGGGGCGGCGGCTGCCCACGGAAGCCGAATGGGAAGTGGCGGCGAGCCGGGTGCCCACTGCCGATGGGTCCGCTCTGGAGCCGGGCAAGCGGCTCTACCCCTGGGGTGACACGCCGCCGTTATCGGAGCGTGTAAACATGGATGGCTACCGTCTGGGCTGCGTGGATGTCGCGGCGCTGCCCGCCGGCGATAGCGCGTTCGGCTGCCGGCAGATGCTGGGGAATGTCTGGGAGTGGACGTCTTCGCTGTTCAAGCCGTATCCAGGGTTTGAAGCGGATCTGTATAAGGACTATTCTGAGCCGTGGTTTGAAGAAGGACGGCGGGTACTTCGTGGTGGTGCCTGGGCGACCCGCAGTCGGCTGGTGAACAACAACCACCGTAACTACTTCACGCCAGACCGCAATGACATCTTTGCCGGGTTCCGCACCTGTGCCCGGTGACCCCCACCCCGAGGAGATCGATCATGTTCAAGTACCTACGCTACGGAGTGTTCAAGCACATCGTCTATGGTATGGCCCTGTCGCTGGCCCTTGCCACGGGCGGCGCCAATGCCCAGCCGTTCGTCTTTACCGCGATTCCCGATGAAGACGAGACCCGCCTACAGGAACGTTTCGACATCGTTGCCGACTACCTGTCCGAAGAACTCGACGTGGACGTGCGCTATGTGCCGGTGAAGTCCTACGCCGCCGCGGTGAGCGCCTTCCGCAACAACCAGGTGCAGCTGGCGTGGTTCGGGGCCGTCTCCGGGGTTCAGGCGCGGGAACTGGTGCCGGGGTCCCGCGCTCTGGCCCAGGGCGAGGAAGACGCGGAGTTCCGCACCTATTTCATCGCCAACCGGGAGACTGGTCTGGAGCGCGGCGACACCCTGCCCGAGGACCTGCGCGGCAAGACCTTCACCTTCGGTTCCAAGGGTTCCACCTCCGGGCGCCTGATTCCCGAGTACCACATTCGGGACCAGTTTGGTGAATCGCCGGATAACGTGTTCAGCCGGGTCGGCTACGCCGGGAACCACAGCCGCACCATGGCGCTGGTAGAGTCCGGTGCCTACCAGGTGGGCGCGGTGAACTTTGCCGCCTGGGAGAAGGATGCGGAATCCGGCGCCGTGGATACGGACCGCGTGCACGTGATCTGGGAGACGCCGCCATTCACCAATTACCAGTGGACCATCCGTGGCGACGTCGATCAGCGCTACGGCGACGGTTTCATGGAGCGGGTCAAGCAGGCCCTGCTGGACATGGATGATCCGGACCTGCTGGCCAGCTTCCCTCGCCGGGGGTTCATCCCGGTGGACAACGAGGACTACGACATCATCCGCGAGATGGGTCGCGAGCTCGACCTCATCGACTGATGCAGCCACTGGTCCTGTCCGACGTCAGCGCCGATTACGGCGGCACCCGCGTTCTTGGGCCGCTGAGCCTGACCATCGAGCCCGGTCAGCGGGTCGCGCTGGTCGGGCGCAGCGGTGCGGGCAAGTCCACGCTGCTGGGCATCATGTACGAGCGCTGGCGGGACCGCGCCGCGCTGATGCCGCAGCAGCTGGGCCTGGTGGACACCCTGTCGGTGTTCCACAACGTCTACATGGGGCGGCTGGCCGCCAATTCCACCTGGTACAACCTGCGCAATCTGGCCTGGCCGGCGCGCCCGGAGGTGGAGGCGGTGATCGCAGTGCTGCGGCAACTGGGTCTGGAAGACAAGCTCCGCTCCCGCGCCGGTGAACTCTCCGGCGGGCAGCGACAACGTGTCGCCGCCGCCCGGGCCCTGTACCAGGGCGACGGTGTGCTGCTGGCGGACGAGCCGGTCTCCGCCCTGGACGGCCCGCTGGCAGAGACGGTCATGGCGGTGCTGACCAACGCCTACCCCACGGCAGTGCTGGCCATGCATGACGTGGAACTGGCGCTTCGGTACACCGACCGGGTCGTGGGTGTGGACGATGGCCTGATCGCCGTGGATGCGCCCAGCCAGGCGTTGAGCGCTGCCGACCTGCGCCCGCTGTACCGCGGCGAGGAAGAGATCCCGGCCTCTTGAGGGGGTACAGGAGAGGGGTCATGCCCGTAACTGCTGCCGTCCGCACTACGCTGGGTTTTATCGCCGTCGCGATCATCTGCGTGTTCTTCGCGGACCTGGCCATTACCACCTCGGATCCGTGGACCGACCTGCGACGTCTGGCCATGGGGTTCCTGGCGCCGGATTTCACCGCGGTGGACTACGTGGGCGAGGCGCTGATGCGCACCCTGGCGTTCGCGTTCACCGGTGTTGCCCTGGGTGTGGCGGGCGGTTTTCTGCTGGCGCTGGTGTTCCGCTATGCCCTGGTGCGGGCCTTCTGTGCCTTTATTCGGGCCATCCACGAGCTCTTCTGGGCGCTGATTTTCCTGCAGTTCTTTGGCATCCACCCGTTAAGCGGTGTGTTGGCGATTGCGATTCCCTTCGCCGGGGTGTTCGCCAAGGTCTACTCGGAGATCCTGGACGAGACCGATCCCACCCCACTGCATGCACTGCCCTTCGGCGTCGGCACTCTGTCGGCATTCCTGTTCACCCGCGTGCCCGAGGCATGGCCGCACCTGGTGAGCTACACCGCTTACCGGCTGGAGTGCGGCCTGCGCTCCAGCGCCATACTCGGGTTTGTCGGGTTGCCCACCCTGGGGTTCTATCTGGAGTCTTCGTTTGCCCAGGGGCAGTACGCCGAGGTGGGTGCACTGATGATCCTGTTCTACGTGCTCATCGCCACCATGCGCTGGTGGCTGCGGCCTAGGCTGCTGCCGTTCTACCTGGCGGCGGCGCCGTTCCTGCTGGGCTCGGGGCTGCCCATTGTCTGGAGCAACGTCGGACGGTTCTTCACCGAGGACATCGTGCCCCGGCCACTGCGCACCGGCGACGGCTGGTCCGGCCTGGGGTCCTGGTTGTCGGAGCTGCTGGTCAATCAGGCGCTGCCCGGCATCGTTAACACCATCGTGCTCACGCAGATCGCGCTGGTGGCTACGGGGCTACTCGCCATCGTGGCCTTCCCCTGGATTTCCCGGCATTTCACCGGCCGCATGGGCGGCACGCTCGGCCACGTGCTTCTGGTCATTTTCCGCTCCACGCCGGAGTACATGCTGGCGTTCATTCTGCTGCAGCTGTGGGGGCCGTCCATGCTGCCGGCGGCCGTGGCGCTGGCCATTCACAACGGCGGAATCATCGGCCACCTGGTGGGCAGGCGCAGCAACACCCTGAATCTGCGAGCGGATGCGGCCCGCGGCATCAACCGGTACGCCTTCGAAGTCGTGCCCCGGGTGTATGGGCCCTTCCTGGCGCTACTGTTCTACCGCTGGGAGATCATCATGCGCGAGACGGCGATCCTGGGGATTCTGGGTATCGCCACACTGGGCTTCTACGTCGACAACGCCATCCAGGAGATCCGTTTCGACCGTGCCATGGTGCTGATTCTCATCACTGCGGCGCTGAATATCGGTGTCGACGCGCTGGCGCGCTATCTGCGTCGCCGCCTGCAGCTACGGACCACGCCGCGCCTGGAGCCGTGACTCATGCGCCTGTCGGCGCGATCTCGTCGGCGGGAGCGCCGTTCAGCCAGTCGACGATTTCCCGGGCCCCGGGGTGTTCGAAGGCCTGGTAGCGGGCCACAAGCATTGAGCGCTGTGTGGGGGTGAGACGATCCCGGCCGCGATCGACGAGCAGCGGCAGATCCTCCAGCACGTGCTCGCCCAGCTCGCTGCCCAGAACGGCCACCGCCGCCTGCCGCTGGGCGTGGCCGTACCGGTAGTCGTCACAGTCGCGGTACCTGGCTGGCAGGGTCAGTGCCGGAATGCAGCTTAGCCATCCCTGCAGTGCCGGGTTGATGGCATGTCCCGCAACGGCATCGGCCAGAGCCGCGGATCGGCCGGTGAATCCCCGCAGGTGCAGGTGCTCGCGGGCGGTGCCGCCGTCATTGACCGGGTAATTGTCCCAGAGCGTCGGCGGCCGCCCGAGTTGATCGGTGACTGACGCGAAGCTGCCGGGAGTGATCTCCGCCGGGCATATTTCTTCCCCTGCCCAGTAGACGTGCACCGCCGGGTCTAGGTGATTCCCGAGCTGGCGCAGGTAATTCGCGGGGCGCGGGCCGAAGAGCTCGTCCAGCAGGGGGGCGTCCGAGTAGTAGGTCGGGCAGACGAACAGCCGTTCGGCGTGGGTGGCGTCGGTCACCCGATGGGCGAGGTCCGCCTGACGCAGCGCCAGGTTATCGCTGTCGTCCCCGGCAATGTCGTCGAACAGCAGCAGCAGGTCATCCGCGCCGATGCGGTCGATCTGCTGTACGCGCTGGAGCAGGCGGGCAAGCCCTTCCTCATCCTGGTCGCTCTGCAGGCCCACGGGACTCAGGCCGATACCGAAACGCATCCCGCAGGCACGGCAATGGTCGGCGAAGGACGCCAGCTCAGCGAACTCCACCTCTGGCCACGGTTCGCGCCACTGTTCGCGCACATGGGGGTCGCTCTTGGCCGCGTAGTGGTAGAACGTGTAGCCGTGGTCGGCCAGGAGGCGCGAGACCCCGTAGCGGGTTGCCCAGGGCCAGGGACGCCCGTAGTATCCCTCGACGATGCCGAGTGCCGGCGCGGTCATCGGCGCCCGCGTCAGGCCTGCGCGCCGTAAATGTAGCGGGTCAGGTCGTCGATGGTATGTTCCTGCTCGCTGATGGCCCACTTGGTGAGGTCACCGGCGGACACCATGCCCAGCAGGTCGTTATTGTCGTCATAAACAGGCAGGTGACGCAGGCGCTTCTGGGTACACAGGGCCATGGCCTCGCCGACGGTGATCCTGGGCGACACCGTGGCGATTTCGGTGGTCATGACTTCGGCTACGGTGGTCGCCTGCGGATCACGA
The DNA window shown above is from Aquisalimonas sp. 2447 and carries:
- a CDS encoding CBS domain-containing protein, translating into MEMLLGAILKEKPQALFTISENASVKEAVDIMAESNVGCVMVMDHGRLQGLFTERDLMRRVVHQGRDPQATTVAEVMTTEIATVSPRITVGEAMALCTQKRLRHLPVYDDNNDLLGMVSAGDLTKWAISEQEHTIDDLTRYIYGAQA
- a CDS encoding beta-N-acetylglucosaminidase domain-containing protein, which codes for MTAPALGIVEGYYGRPWPWATRYGVSRLLADHGYTFYHYAAKSDPHVREQWREPWPEVEFAELASFADHCRACGMRFGIGLSPVGLQSDQDEEGLARLLQRVQQIDRIGADDLLLLFDDIAGDDSDNLALRQADLAHRVTDATHAERLFVCPTYYSDAPLLDELFGPRPANYLRQLGNHLDPAVHVYWAGEEICPAEITPGSFASVTDQLGRPPTLWDNYPVNDGGTAREHLHLRGFTGRSAALADAVAGHAINPALQGWLSCIPALTLPARYRDCDDYRYGHAQRQAAVAVLGSELGEHVLEDLPLLVDRGRDRLTPTQRSMLVARYQAFEHPGAREIVDWLNGAPADEIAPTGA
- the senB gene encoding selenoneine biosynthesis selenosugar synthase SenB, whose translation is MKISLVTPAGRQSRAGNRATATRWARFLRQLGHRVHIAETWDGRAADLMIALHAWRSADSIRAFSDRHPEHPLVVTLTGTDIYRFQHSHPDPTLDSMRRAHALIGLHDRVHEDIPARFRDRLHTVFQSARPLPRRLSPVKSWFDVCVAGHLREEKDSLRAAYAVRDLPPESRLRVIHVGKPHNTEWEQAALAENRDNVRFRWRGEVPQGEVRRLMARARLMVMSSVMEGGANVVSEACVAGLPVIGSDIPGNRGLLGDDYPGYYPAGETAALRALLLRAEREPAFLEDLRARCEARAHLFRPEAERDGLARVIRHLTPSA
- a CDS encoding phosphonate ABC transporter ATP-binding protein, producing the protein MQPLVLSDVSADYGGTRVLGPLSLTIEPGQRVALVGRSGAGKSTLLGIMYERWRDRAALMPQQLGLVDTLSVFHNVYMGRLAANSTWYNLRNLAWPARPEVEAVIAVLRQLGLEDKLRSRAGELSGGQRQRVAAARALYQGDGVLLADEPVSALDGPLAETVMAVLTNAYPTAVLAMHDVELALRYTDRVVGVDDGLIAVDAPSQALSAADLRPLYRGEEEIPAS
- a CDS encoding ABC transporter permease encodes the protein MPVTAAVRTTLGFIAVAIICVFFADLAITTSDPWTDLRRLAMGFLAPDFTAVDYVGEALMRTLAFAFTGVALGVAGGFLLALVFRYALVRAFCAFIRAIHELFWALIFLQFFGIHPLSGVLAIAIPFAGVFAKVYSEILDETDPTPLHALPFGVGTLSAFLFTRVPEAWPHLVSYTAYRLECGLRSSAILGFVGLPTLGFYLESSFAQGQYAEVGALMILFYVLIATMRWWLRPRLLPFYLAAAPFLLGSGLPIVWSNVGRFFTEDIVPRPLRTGDGWSGLGSWLSELLVNQALPGIVNTIVLTQIALVATGLLAIVAFPWISRHFTGRMGGTLGHVLLVIFRSTPEYMLAFILLQLWGPSMLPAAVALAIHNGGIIGHLVGRRSNTLNLRADAARGINRYAFEVVPRVYGPFLALLFYRWEIIMRETAILGILGIATLGFYVDNAIQEIRFDRAMVLILITAALNIGVDALARYLRRRLQLRTTPRLEP
- the senA gene encoding selenoneine synthase SenA, giving the protein MTKSIDVPPTRRLPADELARMVDDARRRTLDLTRDLTGDRQFGPNLKIVNPPLWEVGHVGFFHDYFALRTLHGLSDYQQSDAERLYDSSSIPHDDRWNLPLPTMQGTLDYLESVRNAMLARLPETGEAGEAESYVYQLTVLHEDMHAEAFTYTRQTLAYPPPEFSDGVTPPAADGHGPLEGDVHVSGGTHQLGSDDSVPFRFDNEKQPHAVEVGPFAIARAPVTNAEFAAFVEDGGYDRAEFWSDDGWQWRRARQQTAPLYWRRGSDGWEQRWFDRWVSLAPHHPVCFVSLYEAEAYCAWAGRRLPTEAEWEVAASRVPTADGSALEPGKRLYPWGDTPPLSERVNMDGYRLGCVDVAALPAGDSAFGCRQMLGNVWEWTSSLFKPYPGFEADLYKDYSEPWFEEGRRVLRGGAWATRSRLVNNNHRNYFTPDRNDIFAGFRTCAR
- a CDS encoding putative selenate ABC transporter substrate-binding protein — translated: MFKYLRYGVFKHIVYGMALSLALATGGANAQPFVFTAIPDEDETRLQERFDIVADYLSEELDVDVRYVPVKSYAAAVSAFRNNQVQLAWFGAVSGVQARELVPGSRALAQGEEDAEFRTYFIANRETGLERGDTLPEDLRGKTFTFGSKGSTSGRLIPEYHIRDQFGESPDNVFSRVGYAGNHSRTMALVESGAYQVGAVNFAAWEKDAESGAVDTDRVHVIWETPPFTNYQWTIRGDVDQRYGDGFMERVKQALLDMDDPDLLASFPRRGFIPVDNEDYDIIREMGRELDLID